Genomic window (Sphingomonas sp. S1-29):
CGCCGCCCCCGACGGCATCGCCGCCGAGCGCGCCGGGTTGCAGGAATTCATCGGCTTCGTGCGCCAGCACAAGGAAATCTATCGCATCATCGACGAGGCCGAATTCGTCGATCCCGATAGCTTCCGCCTGCATTATGCGACCACCGCCGAGCGGATCACCGCGCGGCTGCGCGCGGCCGCCGCGCGCGGCGAGATCCGCGCCGATGTCGGCGAAGTCCATGCCTGGGCGGTGATGGGGATGAACGTGTTCCTAGGACTGCGCTACGGCGTCTGGAACGAGGACCGGCCGCACGAGGCCATCGCCGAGGAAGCCGCCGATTTCCTGCGCCATGGGCTCGCGCCCAGGCAAGGCTGAACCGCGCTCGCCAGCCGCTGGAACGGCGAGCCTTTCGCTCGATCAGGTCGCGCGATGCCCGGCAATGCGCAGCGCGACCGTCGCCGCGCGGCTATCGCCTAGGCGCGCTTTGGGGGCGACGCCTTCTGCTTGCGCGTCAGCAGTTCCTCGACCCGAAAGACGAACTCGTCGGGATCGAACGGCTTCTTCATATAATCGTCGGCGCCGGCAAAGCGCGCGAGTTCCTCGTCCTGCGCCCCGCGCCGTCCGGTCAACATCATGATCGGCAGATCGCAAAAGGCAGGCATGTTGCGCAGTTCGCGCAGCACCGTCACCCCCGACATGCCCGGCAGGTTGCAATCGAGCACCAGCAGGTCGGGTCGCCTTGTCTTCACGATCTGCAGCGCCTCGGCGCCATCCTGCACCAGCCCCGCAGCGTGGCCATAGGCCACCAGCACATCGCACGCGATCTCGCCCAAGATCTCGTCGTCTTCCGCAACTATGATACGCGCCACGCTTCGTTCCTTGCTTGCATACTCTGAAATCCTGGCGCTGCCATTCGACACCTTCATGCCGCCGCACGCAACCACACATCGCCCGCGATGAAGCTTTTGGTCCGTTCGGAGTCGCTAAACCGCCGGCACACGCTGCAACGCGATAGCGTCGCGAGACGCACCTTCGCCGTATCAGCTGCGCCGCGCACGGCCGATTCGGTAGGGCCCGCGCCTGGATGCCAGCGCCTCGCGCTTCCAGCTGAGCCGCACCACCCCGTCGGCCACCAACCGATCCACCGCGGCGTGAACCGCAGGCATCGCCCCGCGCCAATCCGCCGCGTCGCCGGTTGCGGCGGCCAGGGCCCTGGCCACCTCGCTCGGGCATATCGTAGCGCCAGGTGCGCGCTGGGCGAGCAACGCCAGCGTCGCGGCGCGGGGGGCGCTGGTATCGATCGTCATCGGTTCGGCCTCGGTCCAAACCCACCTTTGGTCAACCATGACCGACGTGCGCGAAGCCGCGGTGTGGGCGCTCGCCGACCTGCTCGACGGACGAACCGGCGCCTAGCTGACCGCCTCGATCACCGCAGCGCGCAGTTCGGGAATCCCCATGCCGCCTTCGCTCGACGTCACCAGAATGTCGGGATGCGCCGCGGGGCGCTTGCGCACCTCCTCGATCGTCCGTTCGGTGACCTCGGCAAGCTCGCTCGCCTTCACCTTGTCGGCCTTGGTCAGCACGATGCGATAACTCACCGCCGCGGCATCGAGCATCTTGAGGATATCGCGATCGACATCCTTGATGCCGTGACGCGAATCGATCAGCAACAGGCTGCGCTTGAGCGCCTGCCGCCCGCGCAGGAAATCATTCACCAGGAAGCGCCACTTGCGCACCACGTCCTTGGGCGCCTTGGCAAAGCCATAACCCGGCATGTCGACCAGCCGGAACGCCAGCGGCTCGCCGACGTCGAAGAAGTTCAGCTCCTGCGTCCGCCCCGGCGTGTTCGAGGTGCGCGCCAGCCCGTTGCGGTTGGTCAGCGCGTTGAGAAGCGACGATTTGCCGACGTTCGACCGCCCGGCAAACGCCACCTCGGGCACCACCGGCTCGGGCATGTGCTCGAGCGCAGGCGCCGAGCGCAGGAACGCGA
Coding sequences:
- a CDS encoding response regulator transcription factor produces the protein MARIIVAEDDEILGEIACDVLVAYGHAAGLVQDGAEALQIVKTRRPDLLVLDCNLPGMSGVTVLRELRNMPAFCDLPIMMLTGRRGAQDEELARFAGADDYMKKPFDPDEFVFRVEELLTRKQKASPPKRA
- the yihA gene encoding ribosome biogenesis GTP-binding protein YihA/YsxC, with protein sequence MVAVSPASRAQDGPRQVTSPFDDDAIEAARKIFSGPIAFLRSAPALEHMPEPVVPEVAFAGRSNVGKSSLLNALTNRNGLARTSNTPGRTQELNFFDVGEPLAFRLVDMPGYGFAKAPKDVVRKWRFLVNDFLRGRQALKRSLLLIDSRHGIKDVDRDILKMLDAAAVSYRIVLTKADKVKASELAEVTERTIEEVRKRPAAHPDILVTSSEGGMGIPELRAAVIEAVS
- a CDS encoding TetR/AcrR family transcriptional regulator gives rise to the protein MKRGSKLVEGGAVESVLGEGVAGETKVQGASAGKEPRTARGRRTLRAILDAAAIEFGESGFHDASISGITRRAGVALGSFYTYFDSKDAVFRALVRDMSAQVRDRVAPAIRAAPDGIAAERAGLQEFIGFVRQHKEIYRIIDEAEFVDPDSFRLHYATTAERITARLRAAAARGEIRADVGEVHAWAVMGMNVFLGLRYGVWNEDRPHEAIAEEAADFLRHGLAPRQG
- a CDS encoding DUF3253 domain-containing protein, whose translation is MTIDTSAPRAATLALLAQRAPGATICPSEVARALAAATGDAADWRGAMPAVHAAVDRLVADGVVRLSWKREALASRRGPYRIGRARRS